CAGAATCAAGAGTCAAGAATACATAAGCAACTAGAGTACTACGGATATGGTCTGAAGCAAATACCACTATTTGAGACTAGATAAACAGTAGAATAGataaggaaggggacttcagggctacgagtgttgtgcagctatacctcaagtctctgaaTGTAGGTGAATCCGAGCAGAACACTACTAGACACCACTGGGATCAACAAtaatatctgcacaagaagtgcagaagtgtagcgtgagtacaactgacctaatgtactctgtaagtgtcgagcctaacctcgatgggatagtgacgaggctatgacaagacacctacttgAAACTTGTACAGATATATACATAGAGCAACAAAATAACAGGTAGAGAAATTAAAACACTAATTGGGAGAGGACATGCAAAAGGGGAACTATcaaagaataacaagtacaagatCACCAAATAACATCTTCCGAAAAAAGCAACAATGTAACCGTGTAAATCACCATCCGAAAATCAAATAAGGCAAtgaaataaaaatggcacggcattagCCTTCtcgcttttactctcgtcctcaccatgtaatgtcgcttttactctcgtcctcaccatgtaatgtcataaataaaatggcacggcatcacccttcatgcttttactctcaacctcccattatatgataaatgatgataagtaataaaatgcacggcatcacccttcgtgatttaatGCTCACAACCTCTCAATAGATAATAATAAATGCAAAAAaagcacggcaacacccttcgtgcatttcacTCTTTCTCgcgaaacaacaatacaaatcctAGATAACAATGCAAGGCGGGAAGCAATTTCACTTCAATTATAGTGCTACGATATCAAACTCAACTTTCAAAATTTCCAACATCgttaaaataaacaataaatacaaGAAGAATAATTAAGGAAGTAATAATCTATCTTAAGCATGGAAAACATAGTCAATGGAACACCCTAGTACAAAGAAATAATTTTCACTCGCATGCTTTAAACCCAATAACAacgtatatatactcgtcacctcacatatacattgtcccAACACATAATatacgtagcaaatagaccaacaagtcctaatctctcaagtcaaggttaaccacggcacttacctcactctgtaaccaaatcaatgctcaaccgcAGTGTttcctctagaattagcctccaaaacaatcaaatctagccaaatatagttcaaataaatcaaaataggctttagaaactacccacgagtgaaaaagattcaatcttttatGATTttagaaaaagtcaacaaaagttaacccttggcccgcttggtcaaaacccgagattcagaccaaaacccaattatccACTCACCCCGAGCCCGgctatgtaattagttttgaaatctgacctcaatttgatgtCTAAATCTTAATTTCTCCAATTTtttcctaaatccctaatttctaccgtGAAAAGACATATTAAAGgctaaaatcaatgggtgtttatgaaaatgtaataaaagaagttaaaatctactaactaATGAAGTTGGGATAAAAATAActcttcaaaattgcctctaGATCGAGCTTTAACTTGATAATGGTGtaaaatgattcaaatacctgGGCGTTAGCTGttcctcgcgtttgcgaagcacctGACACATTCGCGAAGAACAGCGGCCAAAAGGCCTTTGCGTTCGTGAGCTACTCTTCGCATCCGCAAAGGCTTACTCCCCCTGCCTTTGCGTTCGTGAGCCAAagaatgcgttcgcgaagggtaacaaaCAGACATCCTCCCAAAACCAAATAACTCCACTAGTTCGCGAGAGaacgatcgcgttcgcgaagggtaagctcCCCACTAATTCGTGTTCGCGACCGTATCCCTGTGTTTGCAAAGAACGATTCCGCCCCATCCCAAGTTTCCCttttgcgatcgtgaagcacatcACACTAGACACTAGAAACTGCTGAAAACCAGCAATGTCCTAAGTCCGACATGGtccatagcctatccgaaactcacccgagccctcgggctccaaacaaaatatgcacacaagtgtaataatatcatacgaacttactcttgtgattaaaatatcaaaataacatctcTAACTATGAATCgtacatcaaaatgcatgaagttttaaagaaaactcaagaacctataaaatcacaaccaagcgtccgaatcgtatcaaaccaactccgatttgcaccaaattttgtagacaagtttcaACTAAAAAACAGACATATACTAAGTCCCGAAAttaaaatctgaacccgatagccataaagtcaacctatgaTCAAACCTAGAAAATTtgcaaaccttcaaattactaactttcggcaaaataagtcaaatcaacttagggacttccgaattcaattctggtcatatgcccaagtccaaaatcacgatacggacccactgatagtcaaaataccgatctgaggtcatttacacaaaattttgaccatagtcaactcaagttatttttaaagccaaaatttAAGTTTTCTTCAAGTTTTTACATAAAAACGTCCCAAAAAAAGATATGGAccatgcacgcaaattgagaaatATTAAATGGAGCTAATAGAGATCTCGAAACACGAAAATAAGGACTAGTACTCaaaataacctatcgggtcatcataaaAAATCACTTATGTCACggcccaacctcggggagcgcgacgggcgctcaaccgagtgaacccggtcgagcaagcctattaaacctttcctacccgactcattcataatccaaaacggatcgcatcaccatttgtaaaacaggggagagatcagttatataaatatataaacgttgctagttcatttttccttatatacattatgccatagttgagtttccaaaatacaactcgatccaacaacCACcccaaaagagcaacatgacaatgccggcaacaaggccccggctatacctcaaaatatgaaaacttatacaaaagaaggactacatgacccctgggagaaatggggctcaccaagactgttgtGAGGAGAGatggagagcaccactatctgcgatggaaccacctacatccattcaaagatgtagcgcccccgacaaatTGGACATTAGTagtgtcgaatagtactagtatgtaaggcaaacaccaatcttagtagaatgaacagtgaaacaaagagaaggcagtcataataattaataagtacttcatagaaatacaaagaaacaccaagtaaggatcacatagtttccaattcaatctttccatctttttagattaataatctttagttctaaagccacaactcacaatgccaccgcatttttatacggagtccgatctcggcccgaccggctaagccatctcaagtgagacatatctatATCCATATCCaccatgtaaatcaataatttcaacacaaatgccaccatgtttatagcatggcatccgatcttggcccgaccggctaagccatctcacttgagacataacctatttcaattgttcactcaattcacatctctttcccatGTTTCATTTcttggcacaaacagcctcatttattaaatagttcttggcacttgggcatattttacaattcaagtctttccctttttattcgttcaagtaacatcatcattcatgtcgataagcaCCATCACACAAgacattgcacacataagggaaggagcttggatatcataattacgttctcaaatagcatgatgacacaGTGAACATCTAGAACAATTAGGGAGCATGAATccttcaatccaacacactaaggcaaactaTTCTAatatgatcaagtcggaactcACACCAATTTTTTGGACACAaagagttcgattctaagaagaaaagagttagccatacatacctcaattgcgcttctttagactctacaattatcagGAACCCTTAGCaaactcaatctattttagccatatacaaattgaacccaaaattaggaaaacgttcatagttctagctcacttttccccacactctttatcacacatacatgcaagataaaccaccctctttcccatgaagtatcaccctagtaccccattatagctatgtttgaaattaagagctggggtgatgaagccttaccttttaggatgaagaatttggtgctctacttgaatattttcaaagctttgagtgatggttgaagatcaatttgatgaaaaattaggccccccctctagaaccctctctctcactctagaaatatcataaatgagcttcaaaatagactaaatgggtgttttaacgtaatgggggtcgggttttaaattaagaaaaagggtgccccgacacatgtatgtggtcgcatatgcgaccgcataatggttatgcggtgtGCAAAGTGACCGcaaaaatggccctcaggggcttAAACTTTCGGCCCagatatgcgaccagtatgcggtccgcatacatgttctgtggtcgcataatgcaccgcagaactccctccgcagaaacccaagaggaattatgcgtccaatatgcggtctgcatagtgattatgcggtcgcataatcgactgcAAAACTAACCTCAGATTGGCCaaactttctgcttcactctgcggccactatgcggtccgtagagtgattatgcggccgcataatgggccgcagaaacgcgTTCTTCTGctaaacattttcctctaagtccgtagggtacttttcaatccaaaaagtccgaactgcGGTACTATAGTaatgcaggaatctatcttggcaccacgaaaccccgagtttgtggttaatatttttacgggtccttacaactTAACCTTTATTCTTGTATGAAAATTTCCTTGAAAAATCATCTTTCAcgaagtctagggttcaaaatatgagagaatgagcAAAAATCCCGAAATCCTTACTTAAATGTACTGGCTAGGGGTACCTTTCCCGTATACGGCCCAAGCCTCATATTCACGAAGCACAAGTCTATGCTAGCCCATAAACCTCATTCGCAATTTCATAAGAACCCTTGCAATCGAAACCTCTCTTGCCACAACTATATGAACGCGATAACATCcgcgcgaacgcgatgccttccCTCACAGCCTGCTCTGCGAACGCAACCTTCCTCTCGCGAATGCTTAGCCTATCACCCAACTCCCAGCTCCTTCATCGTAAACGCGACTGCCCCATCCCAAATATGAAAAAAAACTCCCCCCATTTCTAAATTCAACCCTCCACGATCACGAGACCATCTCTATGTTCGCGAAGCACACCAGACACCGACAAAATCTATAAAACCAAACATGCTATagatggtccgaaactcacccgagctccccgggaccccatccaaccataccaacaagtttttAAGAACTATCCAAACGTATCCAAAGCCTCTATATATGTATGAGATCATTGCATCTTAGAATCAAAGATCAAGCCACATGTcgaacttctcttaagttcaaaaaCTTTTAAACAtccaaccaagcgtctgattcgtGGCTAAATATTTCGTATCAcaaaccaaactttgcacacaagttctagttaacaaaacaaacctattccaaatcCCGAAATCATAATCCGATTCGGATAACACAAATTCAAATATCGATCAAATTTAAGAACTCTCTAATTCATCAAATTGCCAAATTTGGCAAATAGAGTCAAtatcttctaggaacatccaaaaccAAATCTGAGCATATGCCTTAGTCTAAaattacgatacgaacctattgaaaccatcaaatcaccaatctgaGGTCGTTCACATAAAGGTCAAATCATGCCCAACTCTTCCTAGTTAAGGTATTCAAAAtaaaactaagtattccaaatcatTTACGAACCCCATAAAAACCAAACCACCCATTTCTGCAAGTCACAAAACATCAAACACGCATACGAGAATCATCAAATGGAGGAGCAAGGTTCTAATACTCAAAACAAATGGTCGGATCATTATATTTTTCACCTCTTAAACATACAATCATCCTTGAACGAATTTAGAAATGTACCTGAACTGCTAAAAAGATGTGGATATGTGCTCTACATATCTGACTCGGCCTCCTATGTAGTTTCCTCCTCGGTTGGCCTCTCCAAAGCACTTTCACCAACGCGATCTCCTTAGACCTAAGCTTCTAAACCTATTTATCAAAAAAAGCCAACAGTTCTTCTTCATAAGCTAGATTCTCATCCAACTGCACCATCCTGATGTCCAGGACATGCGACTTATCTCCATggtacttccagagcatagaaccATGAAATACTAGATACTCCTGAAAAACTAGGAGGCAAAGCAGGTCTATAAGAACCTCGTCAActctctccaacacctcaaatgaaccaataaacctcgggctaaatttttcttttttctcaaaaCTAATCATGCTCTTCATAGGAAAAACtctaagaagaaccttctcaccttcCATAAATGCCACATCGTCAACCTTcttgtctgcataactcttcCCGCCTGGACTGAGCTCTGCGAAGCCTCTCAAGAATGAAGTTCACCTTCTACAAagcatcacataccaaatttgtATCCAACCTAGCCTCagtaggctcaaaccaaccaaccagagagCAACATTGCCTactatataaggcctcatagagagccatctgaatactggactggtagctattgttgtaagcaaacacCGCCAACAATAGGAATTGATACCCATGGCCTCCAAAATCAATAATGCATGCCTTTAACACATCCTCAAGGATATGAATTGTCCGCTCGGATTGTCCATCCATCTGCGAGTGAAATGCAGTGCTAAGCTGCACTTGTGTGCCCAACTTACGCTAAACAGCCCTCTAAATGTGCGATGTGGAATAAGTGCCATGGTCTGAAATGATAGAGACAAGCACACCATGTAAGCGAACAATCTCTCTAATGTAGATCTGAGCCAACTTCTCTAAAGTGTGAAAGTCATAACCGGAATGAAATATTTCgtcttggtcaacctatcaacaatgaaCCAAATGACGTCAAAGTTTCTTAAACTCCATGGAAAACCTATCCTAAAGACCATAGTAATtggctcccactttca
This sequence is a window from Nicotiana tomentosiformis chromosome 5, ASM39032v3, whole genome shotgun sequence. Protein-coding genes within it:
- the LOC138892337 gene encoding uncharacterized protein — encoded protein: MENKDGHCRACLEVFEFPPGQVDQDEIFHSGYDFHTLEKLAQIYIREIVRLHELSPGGKSYADKKVDDVAFMEGEKVLLRVFPMKSMISFEKKEKFSPRFIGSFEVLERVDEVLIDLLCLLVFQEYLVFHGSMLWKYHGDKSHVLDIRMVQLDENLAYEEELLAFFDK